From the genome of Paucidesulfovibrio gracilis DSM 16080, one region includes:
- a CDS encoding aspartate carbamoyltransferase catalytic subunit: MQWRHKDLLDISQLSRDELLHIFNTAQYFREINERPVKKVPTLKGKSVVLFFAEPSTRTKTSFDVAGKRLSADTFSLSKSMSSLQKGESLRDTALTLQAMNPDAIVLRHSVSGAAKFLADRLDCGVLNAGDGRHAHPTQALLDGYTLWEQWAGEFAGKTILILGDIAHSRVARSNLIMFNLLGCKVRFCGPRTLLPPGVDQWPVEVYSDLSRAVQDADAVMCLRLQLERQQDGLLPDLREYSRMYCLTPQHMEAAKPGAPVLHPGPMNRGLEISSVLADAPQSVVLDQVASGVAVRMAMLFLILTRKEA, from the coding sequence ATGCAATGGCGGCATAAGGATCTTTTGGACATTTCACAGCTCTCGCGCGACGAGTTGCTGCATATCTTCAACACCGCGCAATACTTCCGGGAAATCAACGAACGTCCCGTAAAAAAGGTGCCGACACTCAAGGGCAAGAGCGTGGTGCTGTTTTTCGCGGAACCGAGCACCCGCACCAAAACCTCGTTTGACGTGGCGGGCAAACGGCTCTCGGCCGATACCTTTTCCCTGTCCAAAAGCATGAGCAGCCTGCAAAAGGGCGAGAGTCTCAGAGATACGGCCCTGACCCTCCAGGCCATGAACCCCGACGCCATTGTGCTGCGCCACTCCGTGAGCGGCGCGGCCAAATTCCTGGCCGACCGCCTGGACTGCGGCGTGCTCAACGCCGGGGACGGCCGCCACGCCCACCCAACCCAGGCGCTGCTGGACGGCTACACCCTGTGGGAGCAATGGGCCGGAGAATTCGCCGGAAAAACCATCCTGATCCTTGGGGACATCGCCCACAGCCGCGTGGCCCGTTCCAACCTGATCATGTTCAACCTGCTGGGCTGCAAGGTTCGTTTCTGCGGGCCGCGCACCCTGCTGCCCCCGGGAGTGGACCAGTGGCCCGTGGAGGTCTATTCCGACCTAAGCCGCGCCGTGCAGGACGCGGACGCGGTCATGTGCCTGCGGCTTCAGCTGGAGCGCCAGCAGGACGGCCTGCTGCCCGACCTGCGGGAATATTCCCGCATGTATTGCCTGACCCCGCAACACATGGAAGCGGCCAAACCCGGCGCGCCCGTGCTGCACCCCGGTCCCATGAACCGGGGTCTGGAAATCAGTTCCGTGTTGGCCGACGCGCCCCAGAGCGTGGTGCTCGACCAGGTGGCCAGCGGCGTTGCCGTACGCATGGCCATGCTTTTTCTCATTCTCACCCGCAAGGAGGCCTGA
- the tyrS gene encoding tyrosine--tRNA ligase — protein MNIFDELKWRGLVNQVSDEEGVREYLSEPGRSMYCGFDPTAESLHIGNLVPLLSLVRMKRAGHNPIFLLGGATGRIGDPTGKDKERDMATEEVLDKRASMIEDQVRKFVERNSEGKADIRNNYEWTKDMSALELLRDVGRHFTVNWMMQKDSIKNRFNRDSVGISYTEFSYMVLQGMDYWKLYKEYGCRLQIGGSDQWGNITAGCELIRRKEQDTGYALTFPLITTASGKKFGKSEGNAIWMNPDMVSPYAFYQFWLNTEDADVVNFLGYFTFLDQDEIKGIAESVAAQPHLRQGQKRLAEEVTRMVHGQEELDKVQVATDVLFGSGEISKVDPATLKQALGAAPAINCDKAALPDLPQLLVDLGLAKSKGQARKDIQGGGVYVNQNRVDADFQPSAEHFLGGELLVLRKGKKNYGLVTVA, from the coding sequence ATGAACATTTTTGATGAGTTGAAGTGGCGGGGACTGGTGAATCAGGTTTCGGACGAAGAAGGGGTCCGGGAGTATCTTTCCGAGCCGGGTCGCTCTATGTATTGCGGCTTTGATCCCACCGCCGAAAGCCTGCACATCGGCAACCTGGTGCCGCTGCTCAGCCTCGTGCGCATGAAGCGCGCCGGGCACAACCCCATCTTCCTGCTCGGCGGCGCCACCGGCCGCATCGGCGATCCCACGGGGAAAGACAAAGAGCGCGATATGGCTACGGAAGAGGTGCTCGACAAGCGCGCCTCCATGATCGAAGACCAGGTGCGCAAATTCGTGGAGCGCAACTCCGAAGGCAAGGCGGACATTCGCAACAACTACGAGTGGACCAAGGACATGTCCGCCCTGGAATTGCTGCGCGACGTGGGCCGCCATTTCACCGTGAACTGGATGATGCAGAAGGATTCCATCAAGAACCGCTTCAACCGCGACAGCGTGGGCATTTCCTACACGGAGTTTTCCTACATGGTGCTCCAGGGCATGGACTACTGGAAGCTCTACAAGGAATACGGCTGCCGGTTGCAGATCGGCGGCAGTGACCAATGGGGCAACATTACCGCGGGCTGCGAACTGATCCGCCGCAAGGAACAGGATACGGGCTACGCCCTGACCTTCCCGCTGATCACCACGGCCTCGGGCAAAAAGTTCGGCAAGAGCGAGGGCAACGCCATCTGGATGAACCCGGACATGGTCAGCCCCTACGCCTTCTATCAGTTCTGGCTGAACACCGAGGATGCCGACGTGGTCAATTTCCTGGGGTACTTCACCTTCCTGGACCAGGACGAGATCAAGGGCATTGCCGAAAGCGTGGCCGCCCAGCCGCACCTGCGGCAGGGGCAAAAGCGCCTTGCCGAGGAAGTGACCCGCATGGTCCACGGCCAGGAGGAACTGGACAAGGTCCAGGTCGCCACGGACGTGCTTTTCGGCTCGGGCGAAATTTCCAAGGTGGATCCCGCCACCCTGAAGCAGGCGCTGGGCGCGGCTCCGGCCATCAATTGCGACAAGGCCGCCCTGCCCGACCTGCCCCAGCTGCTCGTGGACCTCGGACTGGCCAAATCCAAGGGCCAGGCCCGCAAGGACATTCAGGGCGGGGGCGTGTACGTGAACCAAAACCGCGTGGACGCGGACTTTCAGCCCTCGGCCGAGCATTTTCTCGGCGGCGAGCTGCTGGTGCTGCGCAAGGGCAAAAAGAATTATGGATTGGTGACCGTGGCCTAG
- a CDS encoding amidohydrolase family protein produces the protein MSTAKFYTLRAAGMFSMNPGHDLIRDAAIVHDGRFLVYAGPWSAVPAALVGSGPVRRLDDAVLCPGVFNAHTHLEMCHLLGKTVTGQGFTAWMKSLVANPMYDMSDTEVAAHCRRIKQLGTAHVADISTKQAPRLAGILDDSGIFFAAFREMIFFDAPNERTEYIPAGAFERGVLSCAGHSPYSTHPGLLRGGKAACRTLGRPYSLHLAENEEESRILMGERIEFVELLERANIPMKDFRPPKTSPVRYALELGLLDEHTLAVHCVTVDQEDIRLLAETGTNVCLCPRSNAHIGEGRAPWEQLWRAGVNLCLGTDGLCSNADLNIWNELAWMLERYEDGLDPEHALALVTRNPARALGVDHVLGSLTPGKAACWSVVPDEVLAHWPDLL, from the coding sequence ATGAGCACAGCAAAATTTTACACTCTCCGCGCGGCCGGAATGTTCTCCATGAACCCCGGTCATGACTTGATACGCGATGCGGCCATCGTCCACGATGGCCGTTTTCTTGTGTATGCCGGTCCTTGGAGCGCTGTTCCAGCCGCCCTTGTCGGCAGCGGGCCGGTGCGCCGCCTGGACGATGCCGTGCTCTGCCCCGGCGTGTTCAACGCCCACACGCATCTGGAAATGTGCCACCTGCTGGGCAAGACCGTGACCGGACAAGGATTTACCGCCTGGATGAAAAGCCTTGTGGCCAATCCCATGTACGACATGTCCGACACGGAGGTGGCCGCGCATTGCCGACGAATCAAACAGCTCGGCACGGCTCACGTAGCCGACATATCCACGAAACAGGCTCCTCGCCTTGCCGGTATCCTTGATGATTCCGGCATTTTTTTTGCGGCGTTCCGGGAGATGATCTTTTTTGATGCCCCGAACGAGCGGACCGAATACATTCCCGCAGGCGCGTTCGAGCGCGGGGTGTTGTCCTGTGCCGGACATTCCCCCTATTCCACGCATCCCGGGCTGTTGCGCGGCGGCAAGGCCGCGTGCCGCACCCTGGGGCGGCCCTACTCCCTGCATCTGGCGGAAAACGAAGAGGAATCGCGCATTCTGATGGGGGAACGCATCGAATTTGTGGAACTTCTGGAGCGGGCCAACATCCCCATGAAGGATTTTCGTCCGCCCAAGACCTCGCCGGTCCGCTATGCCCTGGAGCTGGGCCTGCTGGACGAACACACCCTGGCCGTGCATTGTGTTACCGTGGACCAGGAGGACATCCGCCTGCTGGCAGAAACCGGGACCAATGTTTGCCTATGCCCGCGCAGCAACGCGCACATCGGCGAGGGCCGCGCCCCCTGGGAACAGCTGTGGCGGGCCGGGGTGAACCTCTGCCTGGGTACGGATGGGCTATGCTCCAACGCTGACCTGAATATCTGGAATGAACTGGCCTGGATGCTGGAACGCTACGAAGACGGCCTGGACCCGGAACACGCCCTGGCCCTGGTCACGCGCAATCCGGCCCGCGCCTTGGGCGTGGACCATGTGCTGGGCAGTCTGACCCCGGGCAAGGCCGCATGCTGGTCCGTGGTTCCGGACGAGGTGCTGGCCCACTGGCCCGACCTGCTCTAG
- a CDS encoding HD domain-containing protein gives MSQPFKDAVGFCKTIMRNGFDAYVVNARLQQQTLGDHAEQPEIDISTDMSAEDLTRLFPNIKPSDDSELLGFFKEGESTYFFYNSPAATDAHPEECVARLTPRLMKRLEQRGEIPLSSVCPYIPSAVETMDGFADFSAGEVRFLGIPDETLKRDYLLAVRALRFAANFQLPIEPNSWLSIVRGARRVLDYVSVTDIMDEWRKVEVENMWQFVQYLFDSQILHGLIPEVAALSRVTQIKNPEAGEETVLEHTINVMKRYPEELPYDWFGTMACLFHDVGKLFTAEYFEGQWTFYQHHYVGARVTRKLLKRLRFEPADVDLICGLVKNHMRPHFMLTDKGIRRFKALDEYPRIMEMVRADIKAREGSYREFNHNLKMLERADIPEDNLEPLLNGNEIMQSTGLKPGPQVGLIRDNLLQAQIEGEVLSQEDAIRFVRNYARREQLK, from the coding sequence ATGAGTCAGCCCTTTAAAGACGCCGTTGGATTCTGCAAAACCATCATGCGCAACGGCTTTGACGCCTATGTGGTCAACGCCCGGCTGCAACAGCAGACCCTGGGCGATCACGCCGAACAGCCGGAAATCGACATCAGCACGGACATGAGCGCCGAAGATCTGACGCGCCTGTTCCCGAACATCAAGCCCTCCGACGATTCCGAACTGCTCGGATTCTTCAAGGAAGGCGAAAGCACCTACTTCTTTTACAATTCCCCGGCCGCCACGGACGCTCATCCCGAGGAATGCGTGGCCCGACTCACGCCGCGGCTCATGAAGCGGCTGGAACAGCGCGGTGAGATTCCGCTCTCCTCGGTCTGCCCCTACATCCCGTCCGCCGTGGAAACCATGGACGGGTTCGCCGACTTCAGCGCCGGCGAAGTCCGCTTCCTGGGCATTCCGGACGAGACTCTCAAGCGCGATTATCTCCTGGCCGTGCGCGCCCTGCGGTTCGCCGCCAACTTCCAGCTGCCCATCGAGCCGAACTCCTGGCTGTCCATCGTTCGCGGTGCGCGCCGCGTGCTGGACTACGTGTCCGTTACGGACATCATGGACGAGTGGCGCAAGGTGGAAGTGGAAAACATGTGGCAGTTCGTGCAGTACCTCTTTGATTCCCAAATTCTGCACGGCCTGATCCCTGAAGTGGCGGCCCTCTCCCGCGTGACGCAGATCAAGAATCCCGAAGCCGGAGAGGAAACCGTCCTTGAACACACCATCAACGTCATGAAGCGCTACCCCGAGGAATTGCCCTACGACTGGTTCGGGACCATGGCCTGCCTGTTCCACGATGTGGGCAAACTCTTTACCGCTGAATACTTCGAGGGGCAGTGGACGTTCTATCAGCACCACTACGTGGGCGCCCGCGTAACCCGCAAACTCCTGAAGCGGTTGCGCTTCGAGCCTGCGGACGTGGACCTGATCTGCGGGCTGGTCAAAAACCACATGCGACCGCATTTCATGCTCACGGACAAAGGCATCCGCCGATTCAAGGCGCTGGACGAGTACCCCCGCATCATGGAAATGGTGCGCGCGGACATCAAGGCCCGCGAAGGCTCCTACCGCGAATTCAACCATAACCTGAAAATGCTGGAACGGGCCGACATCCCCGAGGACAACCTCGAACCCCTGCTCAACGGCAACGAGATCATGCAGTCCACGGGGCTGAAACCCGGTCCGCAGGTGGGATTGATCCGCGACAACCTGCTCCAGGCCCAGATCGAGGGCGAGGTACTCAGTCAGGAAGACGCCATTCGGTTCGTGCGCAACTATGCGCGCCGCGAACAGCTGAAATAA
- a CDS encoding histone deacetylase family protein — MRKAERSLGVVFFPAFDWAISPTHPEREERLLYTRDQLHEEGLFDVEGIREYKPDVAERQDVERTHFCFPDVDGVTTRSHLISAGGTIRAARLVMEKEAQRAFAMVRPPGHHAMKCVRGARGFCNVNMEAIMVDWLREHYGLRRIAIVDTDCHHGDGTQDIFWHDPDVLFISLHQDGRTIFPGTGFPIDSGGPKARGRTINIPLPPGTGDQGVLMVIRELVMPLLDDFQPELVINSAGQDNHYSDPITNMNVSAQGYAELNRILNPDIAVLEGGYAIQGALPYVNLGICLAMAGMDSSTVREPDYRAESLQQDARITAYVEELCRQMPRVYFDPPKPPDGAEHGLREGNWWVRNKSIFYDTGGFQETQKESLWLCDHCRGVLKIESQVGSVRCLGVEVPLEACPECQNLGRSIVEQAQLKSAYRYVQLIDRAARQTSRYGF; from the coding sequence ATGCGCAAGGCGGAACGATCCCTGGGAGTGGTTTTTTTTCCGGCCTTTGACTGGGCCATCTCCCCCACGCATCCCGAACGCGAGGAACGGCTGCTCTACACCCGGGACCAGCTCCATGAGGAGGGGCTGTTCGACGTGGAGGGCATTCGTGAATACAAGCCCGACGTGGCCGAGCGCCAGGACGTGGAACGTACCCATTTCTGCTTTCCGGACGTGGACGGCGTGACCACCCGTTCCCATCTGATTTCCGCGGGCGGCACCATCCGTGCGGCGCGGCTGGTCATGGAAAAGGAAGCCCAGCGCGCCTTTGCCATGGTGCGCCCCCCGGGACACCACGCCATGAAATGCGTGCGCGGGGCGCGGGGCTTTTGCAATGTGAACATGGAAGCCATCATGGTGGACTGGCTGCGCGAGCACTACGGCCTGCGGCGCATCGCCATCGTGGACACGGACTGCCATCACGGGGACGGCACCCAGGATATTTTCTGGCACGATCCGGACGTGCTCTTCATCTCCCTGCATCAGGATGGGCGCACCATCTTTCCCGGCACGGGCTTTCCCATTGATTCGGGCGGACCCAAGGCCCGGGGCCGGACCATCAACATCCCCCTGCCCCCCGGCACCGGGGACCAAGGCGTGCTCATGGTCATTCGCGAGCTGGTCATGCCCCTGCTGGACGACTTCCAGCCCGAGCTGGTGATCAACTCCGCAGGCCAGGACAATCATTATTCCGACCCCATCACGAACATGAACGTTTCGGCCCAGGGCTATGCCGAATTGAACCGGATCCTCAATCCCGACATTGCAGTGCTTGAGGGAGGCTACGCCATCCAGGGCGCGCTGCCCTATGTGAACCTGGGCATCTGCCTGGCCATGGCGGGCATGGACTCCTCCACGGTGCGCGAGCCGGATTACCGGGCCGAAAGCCTGCAACAGGATGCGCGCATCACCGCCTATGTGGAGGAACTCTGCCGCCAAATGCCCCGGGTGTATTTTGATCCGCCAAAGCCGCCGGACGGGGCCGAACACGGCCTGCGCGAGGGCAACTGGTGGGTGCGCAATAAGTCCATCTTTTACGACACGGGCGGATTTCAGGAGACGCAAAAGGAGTCCCTGTGGCTCTGCGACCATTGCCGGGGCGTGCTCAAGATCGAATCCCAGGTGGGTTCGGTGCGCTGCCTGGGGGTGGAAGTCCCGCTGGAGGCCTGCCCTGAATGCCAAAACCTGGGCCGGTCCATTGTGGAGCAGGCCCAGCTCAAAAGCGCCTATCGCTACGTGCAGCTCATCGACCGGGCGGCAAGGCAAACCTCCCGCTACGGATTCTGA
- a CDS encoding response regulator — protein sequence MNTARYDNIVLEFLEKPNSVVLIVSDDELFKKMLRATLGKTLGVKADILETYDSTLSVASPLKKHLENGHPVILFLEGLLNGKLTTDFITSLKAQSPEAKVIALVGEGRREDVAYLYEVGANNVIAKPASVNNIIQKMAFTIRPQGKLTEIVHLTKRLLAARQYEKVLPLCEKILRIKPDSPTALMLKGDAFQGLGKRERAEQAYLEAHENAKLFIEPLKRLAAFYKGVDGNLYLEYMKRLDRLSPLHAERKRDIGEAHLDKGDMSTAEKYFDQAITCATREASSIIENMAESIAQKVQGRSPHLAEKYLAKMLDSKKGNLTRADLVTFNRLGIALKLQGKWEAAIENYQKALEIAPDDEGLHYNIGVAYFEGGRIQEAVRSFGKALQLNDSFHKGNERVCLNLANAFFRAGSMPRTERFLRDALEANPNSGPARQLLKSVQQRMK from the coding sequence GTGAACACGGCGCGCTATGACAACATCGTTCTGGAGTTCCTTGAAAAGCCAAACAGCGTTGTGCTCATCGTCTCGGACGACGAGTTGTTCAAAAAAATGCTCCGGGCCACTCTGGGCAAGACCCTGGGAGTCAAGGCGGATATTCTGGAAACCTACGATTCCACGCTTTCCGTTGCCAGCCCGCTGAAAAAACACCTGGAAAACGGCCATCCCGTGATTTTGTTCCTGGAAGGGCTGCTGAACGGAAAGCTGACCACGGACTTCATCACCAGCCTCAAGGCCCAGTCTCCCGAGGCCAAGGTCATCGCCCTGGTGGGCGAGGGACGCCGGGAGGACGTGGCCTACCTTTATGAAGTGGGCGCCAACAACGTCATTGCCAAGCCCGCGTCCGTGAACAACATCATCCAGAAAATGGCCTTCACCATCCGTCCGCAGGGCAAGCTCACGGAAATCGTGCACCTGACCAAGCGGCTTTTGGCGGCCCGTCAGTATGAAAAGGTGCTGCCCCTGTGCGAAAAGATCCTGCGCATCAAACCGGACAGCCCCACCGCGCTCATGCTCAAGGGGGACGCGTTCCAGGGGCTGGGCAAGCGCGAACGCGCCGAACAAGCCTATCTGGAGGCGCATGAAAACGCCAAGCTGTTCATTGAACCGCTCAAGAGACTGGCCGCGTTTTACAAGGGCGTGGACGGCAATTTGTACCTGGAATACATGAAGCGGCTGGACCGCCTTTCCCCGCTGCACGCCGAGCGCAAGCGGGACATCGGCGAAGCGCACCTGGACAAGGGCGACATGTCCACTGCGGAAAAATACTTTGACCAAGCCATCACCTGCGCCACCCGAGAGGCGTCCTCAATCATCGAGAACATGGCCGAAAGCATTGCTCAAAAGGTGCAGGGCCGCTCGCCGCATCTGGCGGAAAAATATCTGGCCAAGATGCTGGATTCCAAGAAAGGCAACCTGACCCGCGCCGACCTCGTGACCTTCAACCGCCTGGGCATTGCCCTCAAGCTTCAGGGCAAATGGGAGGCGGCCATTGAAAACTACCAAAAAGCGCTGGAAATCGCGCCGGACGACGAGGGACTGCATTACAACATCGGGGTGGCGTACTTTGAGGGCGGACGAATCCAGGAGGCGGTGCGCAGTTTCGGCAAGGCCTTGCAGTTGAACGATTCGTTCCACAAGGGCAACGAACGCGTCTGTCTGAATCTGGCCAACGCATTTTTTCGGGCCGGAAGCATGCCCCGCACCGAACGGTTTCTGCGTGACGCGCTGGAGGCCAACCCGAACAGTGGTCCGGCCAGACAGCTGCTGAAAAGCGTGCAGCAACGCATGAAATAA
- a CDS encoding LOG family protein, producing MRNICVFLGSCPGDDPLFVERAQGLARTIARQGLTLVYGGSNVGCMGKLADAALAEGGRVVGVIPTVLRDKEIAHTGLSELLVVDGMMERKRMMMTMSDAFISIPGGLGTMDEFFEALTWTQLSLHAKPNGLLNVNGYYDHLLAFLSQAADHGFIRSQHRDMWLLDEDPDALLDKLRNWKPVVGGKWAERPDLD from the coding sequence GTGCGAAATATATGTGTTTTTCTCGGGTCATGCCCGGGTGACGATCCGCTGTTCGTGGAGCGCGCTCAGGGGCTGGCCCGCACCATTGCCCGCCAAGGACTGACGCTGGTCTATGGCGGCTCCAACGTGGGCTGCATGGGCAAGCTGGCGGACGCGGCCCTGGCCGAGGGTGGCCGGGTGGTGGGAGTCATTCCCACGGTGCTGCGCGACAAGGAAATCGCCCACACCGGCCTTTCCGAGCTGCTCGTGGTGGACGGCATGATGGAACGCAAACGCATGATGATGACCATGTCCGATGCGTTCATCAGCATCCCGGGCGGCCTGGGTACCATGGACGAATTCTTTGAGGCGCTGACCTGGACCCAGCTTTCGCTGCACGCCAAGCCCAACGGCCTGCTGAATGTAAATGGCTATTACGACCACTTGTTGGCGTTTTTGAGCCAGGCAGCGGACCATGGATTCATCCGGTCCCAGCACCGCGACATGTGGCTGCTGGACGAGGATCCGGACGCGCTGCTTGATAAGTTGAGGAATTGGAAGCCCGTTGTGGGCGGTAAATGGGCCGAACGGCCCGACCTGGACTAA
- a CDS encoding dihydroorotase, with translation MSTPELIVANARLCGQEGESRNVDLLVGQGRILECLPAGSAPQADCPKQDAHGLMLLPSLTDVHTHLREPGFEWKEDIASGLEAAAHGGFGNILCMANTDPVNDKAGITKLMLDKARAAHPHGPRLFPIGALTVGLKGEELAPMGELADAGCVAFSNDGVPVKNSDLFRRAMEYAADFGKVVIDHCEDPYMGVAAGANEGDLSGRLGLPAQPDAAEAVQVARDILLAEYLHLPIHLAHISCEKSVELIAWAKQRGVNVTAETCPHYLTLTENELADYDTNAKVNPPLRPERDRRAVLRALENGVLDMLATDHAPHAAHEKEVEYDFAPCGITGLDTALATTWGLVASGALSEAAFLRAWTTAPCERFGLPVNRFQPGDPADFLLFDPEEEWRVTPESLHSKSKNTPLLGRPLRGRVVRHFLAGKNIV, from the coding sequence ATGTCCACCCCTGAATTGATCGTCGCAAACGCCCGGCTCTGCGGGCAGGAAGGGGAATCCCGCAACGTGGATCTGCTGGTGGGCCAGGGCCGGATTCTGGAGTGCCTGCCAGCGGGGAGCGCGCCCCAGGCGGATTGCCCGAAGCAGGACGCCCACGGCCTGATGCTCTTGCCCTCGCTCACGGACGTGCACACCCATCTGCGCGAACCCGGCTTCGAATGGAAGGAAGACATTGCCTCAGGTCTGGAGGCCGCTGCCCACGGCGGGTTCGGCAACATTCTCTGCATGGCCAACACCGACCCGGTGAACGACAAAGCCGGAATCACGAAACTGATGCTGGACAAGGCCCGGGCCGCGCATCCGCACGGTCCGCGACTTTTTCCCATCGGAGCGCTTACCGTGGGGCTGAAGGGCGAAGAGCTGGCACCCATGGGCGAACTGGCCGACGCGGGCTGCGTGGCCTTTTCCAACGACGGGGTGCCTGTGAAAAATAGCGACCTGTTCCGCCGGGCCATGGAATACGCCGCGGATTTCGGCAAAGTGGTCATCGACCATTGCGAGGATCCGTACATGGGTGTGGCCGCGGGAGCCAACGAGGGCGACCTTTCCGGCCGACTGGGGCTGCCCGCCCAGCCCGACGCGGCCGAGGCCGTTCAGGTGGCCCGGGATATCCTCCTGGCCGAATATCTGCACCTGCCCATTCACCTGGCGCACATTTCCTGCGAAAAATCCGTGGAGCTTATTGCCTGGGCCAAGCAGCGCGGCGTGAACGTCACCGCTGAAACCTGCCCACACTACCTGACCCTCACGGAAAACGAGCTGGCCGACTACGACACCAACGCCAAGGTCAATCCCCCGCTTCGGCCCGAACGCGACCGCCGCGCCGTGCTGCGCGCCCTGGAAAACGGCGTGCTGGACATGCTCGCCACGGACCATGCCCCCCATGCGGCCCATGAAAAGGAAGTGGAATACGATTTTGCGCCCTGCGGCATCACCGGACTGGATACGGCCCTGGCCACCACCTGGGGACTGGTCGCCAGTGGCGCACTTTCCGAGGCCGCGTTCCTGCGCGCCTGGACCACGGCCCCGTGCGAACGCTTCGGCCTGCCCGTGAATCGCTTCCAGCCCGGGGATCCCGCGGATTTCCTGCTCTTCGACCCCGAGGAGGAGTGGCGGGTCACGCCCGAAAGCCTGCACTCGAAAAGCAAGAATACCCCGCTCTTGGGCCGCCCCCTGCGGGGCCGCGTGGTGCGCCATTTCCTTGCGGGCAAAAACATTGTATGA
- a CDS encoding TIGR00282 family metallophosphoesterase, which yields MKILFFGDIVGRPGRRKVKEHLPALRERLEPDFIIANGENASGGLGLSPKNARELLNAGIDVLTSGNHIWKFKDVGSLLRSEARVLRPANYPPGAPGSGVGVYQVRDLPPVAVLNLQGRTFMPAIDCPFRAADALLDELPEDVRVRVVDLHAEATSEKISMGWHLDGRVSALVGTHTHVQTNDARVLPGGTGYLTDLGMCGPRDGCLGMKPGPIVQKFLNGLPVRFEVAGGVCVLQGAFFDIDESSGRARSVRLISE from the coding sequence ATGAAGATACTCTTTTTCGGTGATATCGTGGGTCGCCCCGGGAGGCGAAAGGTCAAGGAACATCTGCCCGCGCTCCGCGAACGTCTGGAACCGGATTTCATCATCGCCAACGGCGAAAACGCTTCGGGCGGGCTGGGCCTCTCCCCCAAAAACGCACGCGAACTGCTCAACGCGGGCATTGACGTGCTCACCAGCGGCAATCATATCTGGAAATTCAAGGACGTGGGATCCCTGTTGCGCTCGGAAGCGCGAGTGCTGCGTCCGGCCAACTATCCCCCTGGCGCGCCCGGTTCCGGCGTGGGGGTCTACCAGGTGCGCGACCTGCCGCCCGTGGCCGTGCTCAACCTGCAGGGGCGCACCTTCATGCCCGCCATTGACTGCCCGTTTCGTGCGGCGGACGCGCTGCTGGACGAATTGCCCGAGGACGTGCGCGTGCGCGTGGTGGACCTGCACGCCGAAGCCACCAGCGAAAAAATATCCATGGGCTGGCATCTGGACGGCCGGGTCAGCGCCCTGGTAGGCACGCATACCCACGTGCAGACCAACGACGCCCGCGTGCTGCCCGGCGGCACGGGCTATCTTACGGACCTGGGCATGTGCGGCCCGCGTGACGGCTGCCTGGGCATGAAGCCCGGACCCATTGTGCAGAAGTTCCTCAACGGCCTGCCCGTACGCTTTGAGGTGGCCGGGGGAGTCTGTGTTTTACAAGGCGCGTTTTTTGACATAGACGAATCTTCGGGCCGTGCGCGGAGCGTGCGGCTCATTTCTGAGTAA